The Petrotoga mobilis SJ95 genomic sequence CTTTTACCTTATTCTTTAAAAATTCTTTTGCTGCTTTGGCCATTCTCCAGGCAGCTTTACCTATAGAAACTATGTGAATATTATCATCTAAACTCAAATTCTCAAGTTCTTGTTGAATAGCTTTTTCAGGTAAAACAGAATCTATTGAACTTTTTATTATTCTAAAGGCATCTTCACGTAAATTTTTCAAACAATCAACTCCTTACAAAATCATTAAACTTATAATCCATATAACGATTGCTGCCGTGACTCCTTCTATTAATGTCCCCAGCGTTTGAAGCCTATAAGCTTGATTAACACTCATTCTAGAAAATTGTGAAACAACCCAGAAATAACTATCGTTGGCATGAGATACTACCATGGAACCAGCTCCAATGGCAACAACAGACAATGCTATTGCAGCAGGTGTGGTCAAACCTAGAGAGCCCATCAATGGTGCCATTAACGATGCAGTAGTTATTATGGCAACAGTTGAAGATCCTTGGGCCGATTTAATCGCTGCAGCTACGATAAAAGGCAGCCAGATACCTAAATTAGCTGTTGCTAAACCTTCGCCTAATACATTTGCAATTCCTGAATTTTGAAGGACTCTTCCAAATGCACCCCCAGCTCCTGTTATCAAAATAATAGATGCCGCATTCAACAATCCTTCACCTACCCAACCACTTGAAGAAAGCATCTTTTTATCTAATTTTTTAGGTAAAGTAAATGCTATTAAGACGCCTATTAAAAGAGCGATTACCGGATTACCAACAAAACCAAAAAAGTTTCTAATAGCTCCGTCTCCAAAAGGTCTGGTTGGGAAATCAGAAATTGATTTTAAAAGTATCAATATGATAGGAACAACTATCGGCATGAAAGAATTAAAAGTTGAAGGGGCTTTCTTGGTTCTTTCCTCGATCTCGGCATCACTTAATTCGGGTTCTGGTTCAATATATATTCTTTTGCCCATTATATTGGCGTATAGTACACCTATGAGCATAGCGGG encodes the following:
- a CDS encoding GntP family permease: MGIWLIFLLVLSVIFIIFATARLTLHPFLVLLFTAILFGIFSGMGLTEIVDSITGGFGGTLGSIGIVIAAGTIIGTFLEKSGGAFKMAEATLKLTGEKRVPLAMAIIGYIVSIPVFCDSGYVILSPLNRAVTKRAKFSLAATGLALSLGLYATHTMVPPTPGPIAAAGILGADLGMVILIGLIVSVPAMLIGVLYANIMGKRIYIEPEPELSDAEIEERTKKAPSTFNSFMPIVVPIILILLKSISDFPTRPFGDGAIRNFFGFVGNPVIALLIGVLIAFTLPKKLDKKMLSSSGWVGEGLLNAASIILITGAGGAFGRVLQNSGIANVLGEGLATANLGIWLPFIVAAAIKSAQGSSTVAIITTASLMAPLMGSLGLTTPAAIALSVVAIGAGSMVVSHANDSYFWVVSQFSRMSVNQAYRLQTLGTLIEGVTAAIVIWIISLMIL